One segment of Akkermansiaceae bacterium DNA contains the following:
- a CDS encoding DNA replication/repair protein RecF, translating into MISTLRLQNFRCFDALALEFPASGAVMVGANAQGKTTILEAVCVLVRLHSPRSQRMGKLVKASEAGAGPGFGVAGECWGNEQRVGFTPRKGVEMKLDGEVVIKQGDYLRSGGLIVWMGNDDLDLVRGSSRGRQRYLDFLGCQLDPNYRDHLNRYHRVLKARNILLKDRVLREAEIAAYTELLVKHGDFLTTARRQLVGRLEPEAVCSQHRISACDERVGMEYCAGSGDDLVKSLEMTHERERRVGQTVAGPHRDEVRLTINGMAAADFASEGQQRTMALSLKLAQGELLQKEARRMPVYLLDDIFGELDPGRRNALMAALPKQAQKLITTTNIDWMEDDFTVIEMSNLTTAKNANDAKG; encoded by the coding sequence GTGATCTCGACTCTCCGACTGCAAAACTTCCGCTGTTTTGACGCGCTGGCGCTGGAATTTCCGGCGTCGGGCGCGGTGATGGTGGGGGCGAATGCACAGGGGAAGACAACCATACTTGAGGCGGTTTGTGTGTTGGTCCGTTTGCATTCGCCACGTAGCCAGAGGATGGGGAAACTGGTCAAGGCGAGTGAGGCTGGAGCCGGTCCGGGTTTCGGTGTGGCGGGGGAGTGCTGGGGGAATGAACAGCGGGTTGGTTTTACTCCGAGAAAAGGGGTGGAGATGAAGCTCGATGGGGAAGTGGTCATCAAGCAGGGCGACTACTTGCGTTCCGGCGGCCTGATCGTATGGATGGGCAACGATGACCTTGATCTGGTGCGCGGATCGAGTAGGGGGCGGCAACGGTATCTCGATTTTCTCGGCTGCCAGTTGGATCCGAACTATCGCGATCATTTGAACCGTTATCACCGGGTGCTCAAGGCACGGAATATTTTGCTCAAGGACCGTGTCTTGCGTGAGGCGGAGATCGCTGCCTATACCGAGCTATTGGTCAAACATGGCGATTTCCTGACGACTGCCCGACGGCAATTGGTCGGTCGACTCGAACCGGAGGCTGTTTGCTCGCAACACCGGATCAGTGCCTGTGATGAAAGGGTGGGGATGGAGTATTGTGCCGGATCGGGTGACGACCTCGTCAAAAGCCTGGAAATGACGCACGAGCGCGAGCGCAGGGTGGGGCAGACCGTGGCTGGCCCGCACCGGGATGAGGTCCGGCTCACCATCAACGGGATGGCCGCCGCCGATTTCGCCAGCGAAGGCCAGCAGCGCACTATGGCGCTTTCCCTGAAGCTCGCCCAGGGGGAGTTGTTACAAAAGGAAGCCCGCAGAATGCCCGTCTATCTGCTCGACGACATCTTCGGCGAGCTCGATCCTGGCCGCCGCAACGCGCTGATGGCTGCCTTACCCAAGCAAGCCCAGAAACTGATCACCACGACCAACATCGACTGGATGGAGGACGATTTCACTGTTATCGAAATGTCGAATTTGACAACCGCGAAAAACGCTAACGACGCGAAAGGCTAG
- a CDS encoding ABC transporter ATP-binding protein, whose protein sequence is MPLLDVTNLTTRFHTRNGIVRAVEDVSFSVDKGQTVGIVGESGSGKSVTCYSLIGLIPQPPGKIHAGRAMFDGTDLLQADQKQLRKIRGKRVSMIFQDPMTSLNPFLKVSTQLTEPLEIHEGIKGKPALHRAIDALAEVGIPEPEKRIQSYPHEFSGGMRQRVMIAMALITRPELLICDEPTTALDVTVQKQVLDLIKDRQSELGTAVILITHDLAVVHQTCDDVNVMYAGRIVERAETKELFKTPLHAYTRALMKSIPATHEKGERLYTIPGMPPDLSDPPAGCAFHARNTLGDASKCRTDSPPPLTEIHPGHFAQNCPGCLSA, encoded by the coding sequence ATGCCCCTGCTCGATGTCACCAACCTCACCACCCGCTTCCACACCCGCAACGGCATCGTGCGCGCGGTGGAGGATGTTTCCTTCTCCGTCGATAAAGGCCAGACCGTTGGCATCGTCGGCGAATCCGGCTCCGGCAAGTCCGTCACCTGCTACTCACTGATCGGCCTGATCCCCCAGCCTCCCGGGAAAATCCATGCCGGCAGGGCGATGTTCGACGGCACCGACCTTCTCCAGGCCGACCAGAAACAACTGCGCAAAATCCGCGGCAAGCGGGTCTCGATGATCTTCCAGGACCCGATGACCTCGCTCAACCCGTTTCTGAAAGTCTCCACCCAGCTCACCGAGCCGCTGGAAATCCACGAGGGCATCAAGGGGAAACCCGCACTGCACCGCGCCATCGACGCCCTCGCCGAGGTGGGCATCCCGGAGCCGGAGAAACGCATCCAGTCGTACCCGCACGAGTTCTCCGGCGGCATGCGCCAGCGGGTGATGATCGCCATGGCGCTGATCACCCGGCCGGAGCTGCTGATCTGCGACGAGCCGACCACCGCGCTCGATGTCACCGTGCAGAAGCAGGTGCTGGACCTCATCAAGGACCGCCAGAGCGAGCTCGGCACCGCGGTGATCCTCATCACCCACGACCTCGCCGTGGTCCACCAGACATGCGACGACGTCAATGTGATGTACGCCGGACGCATCGTCGAACGCGCCGAAACCAAGGAGCTTTTCAAAACCCCGCTGCACGCCTACACCCGCGCGCTGATGAAGAGCATCCCCGCCACCCACGAAAAAGGTGAGCGCCTCTACACCATCCCCGGTATGCCGCCCGACCTCTCCGACCCGCCCGCGGGCTGCGCCTTCCATGCCCGCAACACCCTGGGCGACGCCAGCAAGTGCCGCACAGACTCCCCGCCGCCGCTCACCGAGATCCACCCCGGCCACTTCGCCCAGAACTGCCCGGGCTGCCTAAGCGCCTAA
- a CDS encoding sulfatase-like hydrolase/transferase, translated as MRIGQPKKSDPFQWQHLLAWLGGILCALVPFIGAWEVGPMQVPVRFGSGNFGFNLLIGTGLCTLGALVGGYWWRIGKWLLGKNDGVMTAAAVVLLALGMAGVATPALDGVFLYLVAGVLLLGLILAFVFRGIKARDWPSFDGFIDWISARKPINAVYYLILLIVLIVNNLGLTWGMDAGFGEKLSVFLGRIFTHAVMVGVCFLLAEMTMRAAPRYFRWLPWLVLGLVPLLVVIDQLLGIMWNRPLLNVVNALTSSGSLDLAVELKTSGLDVGPLGAWLIVLGVFALAMLMAGGCWLISKRFDTRVSVGAALLMTVFCWLGVVAEQGVGSKWKPVTVWQEERKAFDLHLGVFAPPQGVGRFRVAFYQGLAENQGTVPALDSKPDVFIFMLESTRSDAIRPDVAPFLSAFRDTECQPFDGTWSASNATHLSWFGFFHSRVPIFWREALESIPDRQKFHGAVPLQQLKQAGYQIEVRAVCDFDYKDFGLSNFGYEKNLASVLDQARDGNELDRLNIGERERVSFERLQQAVINRPEGGGFYYTALDSPHYNYYWHNDFEPPFKEYDEDTRFPLNPTKDEVQRVVNRYWNAVAWVDFQVKQFCDFLKAQGRYDESIIIVTGDHGEEFQEQGSWFHCSSLRPAQTGVPILIKWPASMGRGPARKDVNHIDVMPSLMHALGMPQDSIRGMAGRDLLDEDGEKTSISTTAFAGKSGETMVLRRSGYEAVFFWEQYWESQVPSEMVLEYMLGPDGKKIKLKNASAYADELRLRFPDAFDRFFKSLEVIKD; from the coding sequence ATGCGTATCGGTCAACCCAAGAAATCGGACCCCTTCCAATGGCAGCACCTACTGGCGTGGCTGGGGGGCATCCTCTGCGCCTTGGTGCCATTTATCGGAGCGTGGGAGGTCGGCCCTATGCAGGTGCCGGTTCGTTTTGGCTCGGGTAACTTCGGTTTCAACCTGCTGATCGGAACCGGGCTGTGTACCCTCGGCGCGCTGGTGGGTGGTTACTGGTGGCGGATTGGAAAATGGCTGCTGGGGAAAAATGATGGCGTGATGACCGCGGCGGCGGTGGTTTTGTTGGCTCTCGGTATGGCCGGAGTCGCCACCCCGGCACTCGATGGTGTGTTTCTGTATCTTGTTGCCGGCGTTTTGTTGTTAGGGTTGATCCTCGCCTTTGTGTTTCGTGGGATCAAAGCCCGTGACTGGCCGTCATTTGATGGGTTTATCGACTGGATCAGTGCCCGGAAACCCATCAATGCGGTTTATTATCTGATTCTGCTCATCGTTCTCATCGTCAACAACCTGGGGCTCACATGGGGGATGGATGCGGGCTTTGGCGAAAAGCTGAGTGTCTTTCTGGGTCGCATCTTCACCCATGCTGTGATGGTGGGCGTGTGTTTCCTGCTGGCGGAGATGACCATGCGCGCGGCTCCGAGGTATTTCCGTTGGCTCCCCTGGCTGGTGCTTGGCCTGGTGCCATTGCTGGTCGTCATTGATCAACTGCTGGGCATCATGTGGAACCGCCCCCTGCTCAATGTGGTCAACGCGCTCACCTCGTCAGGGAGTCTCGATCTTGCCGTTGAACTCAAGACCAGTGGACTTGACGTCGGGCCGCTGGGGGCGTGGCTGATTGTTCTGGGGGTCTTCGCCCTGGCGATGTTGATGGCCGGAGGCTGCTGGCTGATTTCCAAGAGATTTGACACCAGGGTTTCCGTGGGGGCGGCCCTTCTGATGACGGTGTTTTGTTGGTTGGGTGTGGTCGCAGAGCAGGGGGTCGGGTCGAAGTGGAAACCTGTCACGGTCTGGCAGGAGGAGCGTAAGGCCTTTGACCTTCACCTGGGTGTCTTTGCTCCGCCGCAGGGAGTCGGCAGGTTCCGTGTTGCTTTCTACCAAGGGCTGGCGGAGAACCAGGGGACGGTTCCCGCACTCGACTCCAAACCGGATGTTTTCATCTTTATGTTAGAAAGCACGCGCAGTGACGCGATCCGTCCTGACGTCGCCCCTTTTCTCAGTGCGTTCCGCGATACCGAGTGCCAGCCTTTTGACGGCACTTGGTCGGCGTCCAACGCTACCCACTTGTCGTGGTTTGGCTTTTTTCACAGTCGCGTGCCGATTTTCTGGCGAGAGGCGCTGGAGTCCATCCCTGACCGGCAAAAATTCCATGGCGCCGTGCCACTGCAGCAGCTTAAACAAGCAGGCTACCAGATCGAAGTGCGTGCAGTCTGCGACTTCGACTACAAGGATTTCGGGCTATCCAATTTCGGCTACGAAAAGAATCTGGCTTCCGTGTTAGACCAAGCAAGGGATGGCAACGAGCTTGACCGGCTCAACATCGGCGAGCGCGAGAGGGTGAGTTTCGAGAGGCTGCAACAAGCGGTCATTAATCGGCCTGAAGGAGGTGGCTTTTACTACACCGCCCTCGACTCGCCGCACTATAACTACTACTGGCACAATGATTTTGAGCCCCCCTTCAAGGAATACGACGAGGACACCCGCTTTCCACTGAACCCCACCAAGGACGAGGTGCAGCGGGTGGTGAACCGCTACTGGAACGCGGTGGCCTGGGTGGATTTTCAGGTGAAGCAGTTCTGTGATTTTCTCAAGGCACAGGGCCGCTACGACGAGAGTATCATCATCGTCACCGGCGACCACGGTGAGGAATTCCAGGAGCAGGGGAGTTGGTTCCATTGCTCGTCACTGCGGCCGGCGCAAACCGGGGTGCCTATTCTGATCAAATGGCCGGCGTCGATGGGTCGTGGTCCTGCAAGAAAAGACGTCAACCACATCGATGTCATGCCGTCGCTCATGCACGCGCTCGGGATGCCGCAAGACAGCATCCGGGGTATGGCCGGGAGGGATTTGCTCGATGAAGATGGTGAAAAAACATCCATCTCGACCACCGCTTTTGCCGGGAAGAGTGGCGAAACCATGGTGCTGCGACGCTCCGGTTACGAGGCGGTCTTTTTCTGGGAACAATACTGGGAGTCCCAAGTGCCGAGCGAGATGGTGTTAGAATACATGCTCGGTCCGGATGGAAAAAAGATCAAACTCAAAAACGCCTCCGCCTATGCCGATGAGTTGCGCCTCCGCTTCCCCGACGCCTTCGACCGCTTCTTCAAGTCGCTTGAGGTGATTAAAGATTAA
- a CDS encoding sulfite exporter TauE/SafE family protein, whose product MPDGATAWLLVAVAAFCIGVSKAGFSGISLISVFILADLIGAKESLGFALPMLIIADLLVYPAFRKYATWKNVWRLTWPALVGMAIGVTVLGNVDNGMMRKIIGSIILLMCFIQLVSRINPEKFFAIACTRRFGFFCGTAGGMATVLANAAGPILQIYMVSRRMEKMELIGVGARFFLVINLLKLPLGAGLNLITPGSLLTNLILAPAIAAGVFGGHRLIKIISQRAFEITVIGFATVAGIRLCFF is encoded by the coding sequence ATTCCCGACGGTGCGACGGCCTGGCTGCTTGTCGCCGTCGCTGCATTCTGTATTGGCGTGTCCAAGGCGGGCTTCTCGGGTATTTCGCTGATCTCGGTATTTATTCTGGCGGATTTGATCGGAGCCAAGGAGTCGCTCGGCTTCGCATTGCCCATGCTGATCATCGCGGACTTGCTCGTTTATCCGGCATTCCGGAAGTACGCGACCTGGAAAAACGTCTGGCGGCTGACCTGGCCGGCGCTGGTCGGTATGGCCATTGGTGTCACGGTGCTGGGGAACGTCGATAATGGAATGATGCGGAAAATCATCGGCAGCATCATCCTGCTGATGTGTTTTATCCAACTCGTCAGCAGAATCAACCCGGAGAAGTTTTTCGCCATCGCCTGCACGCGGCGGTTTGGATTCTTCTGCGGCACGGCGGGGGGGATGGCCACGGTGCTGGCGAATGCCGCCGGCCCCATCCTGCAAATCTACATGGTGTCGAGGCGGATGGAAAAAATGGAACTCATCGGTGTGGGCGCGCGGTTTTTCCTAGTGATCAACCTGCTCAAGTTGCCGCTCGGCGCCGGGCTGAACCTGATTACGCCGGGGAGTTTGTTGACCAACCTCATTTTGGCCCCAGCCATTGCGGCGGGGGTTTTTGGCGGTCACAGGCTGATCAAGATCATCTCGCAGCGGGCCTTTGAAATCACCGTCATCGGCTTCGCCACTGTGGCGGGAATCAGACTTTGCTTTTTTTGA
- a CDS encoding deoxyribodipyrimidine photo-lyase, with amino-acid sequence MPSQPVIVWFRRDLRLQDNPALNEAIRRGSAVVPLYIHCPREQGAWKQGRASQWWLHHALCDLQAQLRQLGLKLVIRSSTNSLDSLRELIRETGAASVFWNRCYEPSIARRDGQIQQELDAQGVRTESFNGSLLLDPQEITNKSGKPFQVFTPFWKHCRALTPARPETLPIAASPTLDPSPESIESLGLLPAIAWDKGIDAFWTPTRRGGIDLLEQAAAKSARYDTQRDIPAVDGTSRLSPYLHFGQISPREFFHAVRKGSNHQENADLGMLRQLYWREFSAHLLYHFPHSQDAALKPEYDLFPWQFHTDHLRAWQRGLTGFPIVDAGMRQLWHTGWMHNRVRMIAGSLLVKHLLQPWQEGARWFWDTLVDADLANNSMGWQWLAGSGADASPYFRIFNPVIQGKKFDPTGDYVRKWIPELAKMPDAHIHTPWDAPPLELAAADVTLGKDYPHPLISHSDGRQRALDAYAQYKLQIANSK; translated from the coding sequence ATGCCGTCGCAGCCCGTCATCGTCTGGTTCCGCCGCGATCTTCGCCTGCAAGACAACCCGGCCCTGAACGAAGCCATCCGCCGGGGCTCGGCCGTCGTCCCCCTCTACATACACTGCCCGCGCGAGCAAGGCGCGTGGAAACAGGGGCGCGCGTCGCAGTGGTGGCTGCACCACGCACTGTGCGATTTACAGGCGCAGCTCCGGCAGCTCGGGCTCAAGCTCGTCATCCGCAGCTCGACTAACAGCCTGGACAGCCTGCGGGAGCTGATCCGTGAAACCGGTGCCGCCTCGGTATTCTGGAACCGATGTTACGAACCCTCCATCGCCCGGCGCGACGGCCAGATTCAACAGGAACTCGACGCACAAGGTGTTAGAACCGAATCCTTCAACGGCTCGCTCCTCCTCGACCCCCAGGAAATCACCAACAAATCCGGCAAACCCTTCCAGGTTTTCACCCCCTTCTGGAAACATTGCCGCGCCCTAACACCCGCGAGACCCGAAACACTACCAATCGCCGCCTCCCCCACCCTCGACCCCAGCCCGGAAAGCATCGAATCCCTCGGCCTCCTGCCCGCCATTGCGTGGGACAAGGGAATCGACGCGTTCTGGACCCCGACCCGCCGCGGCGGCATCGACCTGCTCGAACAAGCCGCCGCCAAAAGCGCCCGCTACGACACCCAGCGCGACATCCCGGCGGTGGACGGCACCAGCAGGCTCTCCCCCTACCTCCACTTCGGACAAATCAGCCCGCGCGAGTTTTTTCACGCCGTGCGCAAAGGCTCAAATCATCAGGAAAATGCCGACCTCGGCATGCTGCGCCAGCTCTACTGGCGGGAGTTCTCCGCGCACCTACTCTACCACTTCCCACACAGCCAGGACGCCGCACTCAAACCGGAATACGACCTCTTTCCGTGGCAGTTTCATACCGACCACCTGCGCGCCTGGCAACGCGGACTAACCGGCTTCCCCATCGTCGACGCCGGGATGCGTCAGCTCTGGCACACCGGCTGGATGCACAACCGCGTCCGCATGATCGCCGGCTCCCTGTTAGTCAAACACCTGCTCCAGCCCTGGCAGGAGGGAGCGCGCTGGTTCTGGGACACCCTCGTCGATGCCGACCTCGCCAACAACTCGATGGGCTGGCAATGGCTCGCGGGCTCCGGCGCCGACGCCTCCCCCTACTTCCGCATTTTCAACCCCGTCATCCAGGGCAAAAAGTTCGACCCCACCGGCGACTACGTGAGAAAATGGATTCCCGAACTCGCCAAGATGCCGGATGCACACATCCACACGCCATGGGATGCCCCGCCGCTGGAACTCGCCGCCGCGGATGTCACGCTTGGAAAAGACTACCCGCACCCGCTCATCAGCCACAGCGACGGCCGCCAACGCGCCCTGGATGCCTACGCGCAGTATAAACTCCAAATAGCAAACTCCAAATAG
- a CDS encoding 2,3-bisphosphoglycerate-independent phosphoglycerate mutase gives MAKKPVVLIIRDGWGVNPGGQATAEKDGNAVLLADTPYHDMLWSTYPKSFVSASGEDVGLPDGQMGNSEVGHLNLGAGRIVYQDLTRINKSIKDGDMLENKVLKEAFGKAKNGKAVHFIGLVSDGGVHSHQDHLIALCAMAKANGCDDINVHAITDGRDTSPTGGVKYLEYVEDAIARSGARIATVIGRYYAMDRDKRWDRNQLAWDAIVEGKGERQDVLTSEAVAEKYEMDKTDEFLLPMTFCKHNQRRINDGDVVIWFNFRADRARQLSDAFLKPDFDGFDTHGAPKVHYVTLTEYDETYGVPVAYGPEDLKNVLGEVVAAAGKNQMRIAETEKYPHVTYFFNGGKETPNKGEDRYIVPSPKVATYDLQPEMSAPEVMAKVVEQVKNYDLCILNFANPDMVGHTGIVEAAIKAVETIDLGVKLVSEEVLRLGGKLLITADHGNCEKMINADGSPHTAHTTNLVHAIYVADDHADYTVNDGILADVAPTLLDMMGLQPSAEMTGKSMLVKK, from the coding sequence ATGGCAAAAAAACCTGTAGTTCTCATTATACGCGACGGCTGGGGTGTCAATCCCGGTGGACAAGCAACCGCTGAAAAAGACGGCAACGCCGTGCTTCTGGCCGATACCCCCTACCACGACATGCTCTGGTCGACCTATCCCAAAAGCTTTGTCAGCGCCTCAGGTGAGGACGTTGGCCTGCCCGATGGCCAGATGGGTAACTCGGAGGTAGGCCACCTCAATCTCGGTGCTGGCCGCATCGTCTATCAGGATCTCACCCGTATCAATAAATCCATCAAGGATGGGGACATGCTCGAAAACAAGGTGCTCAAGGAAGCCTTCGGCAAAGCGAAAAACGGCAAGGCTGTGCACTTCATCGGCCTGGTCTCAGATGGTGGTGTGCACAGTCACCAGGACCACCTCATCGCCCTTTGTGCAATGGCCAAGGCGAACGGCTGCGACGATATCAACGTGCACGCGATCACTGACGGTCGTGACACCTCACCCACGGGTGGCGTGAAATACCTCGAGTACGTCGAGGATGCCATCGCCAGGTCCGGCGCGCGTATCGCCACCGTGATCGGCCGTTACTACGCTATGGACCGCGACAAGCGCTGGGACCGCAACCAGCTCGCCTGGGACGCCATCGTCGAGGGCAAGGGAGAGCGCCAGGATGTCCTGACAAGCGAGGCCGTTGCCGAGAAGTATGAGATGGATAAAACCGATGAGTTTCTCCTGCCGATGACCTTCTGCAAACATAACCAACGCCGGATCAACGACGGTGATGTGGTGATCTGGTTTAATTTCCGCGCCGACCGCGCACGCCAGCTGTCCGACGCCTTCCTCAAGCCCGACTTCGACGGTTTTGATACCCACGGTGCTCCCAAGGTGCACTACGTCACCCTGACGGAATACGACGAGACTTACGGTGTGCCCGTCGCCTACGGGCCCGAGGATCTTAAAAACGTGTTAGGCGAAGTCGTTGCCGCCGCCGGCAAAAACCAAATGCGGATCGCGGAAACCGAAAAGTATCCGCACGTGACCTATTTCTTTAACGGCGGAAAGGAAACGCCTAACAAGGGAGAGGACCGCTACATCGTGCCATCACCGAAAGTAGCCACCTACGACCTCCAACCCGAGATGAGCGCCCCCGAAGTGATGGCTAAAGTCGTGGAGCAGGTGAAAAACTACGATCTCTGCATCCTCAACTTCGCCAACCCCGACATGGTCGGCCACACCGGTATCGTCGAGGCCGCCATCAAGGCCGTTGAAACCATCGACCTGGGAGTGAAACTCGTTTCCGAGGAGGTCCTCCGCCTCGGCGGGAAATTGTTGATCACCGCCGACCACGGCAACTGCGAGAAAATGATCAACGCCGATGGCTCGCCACACACCGCGCACACCACCAACCTCGTACACGCCATCTACGTCGCCGACGACCACGCCGACTACACCGTCAACGACGGCATCCTAGCCGATGTCGCCCCGACCCTGCTCGACATGATGGGCCTCCAGCCCTCCGCCGAGATGACGGGTAAAAGCATGCTGGTCAAAAAGTAG
- a CDS encoding GntR family transcriptional regulator encodes MSDSKPRYLKIYEEILLKIREQKYLPGELLPTEAQLCKQYKVSRPTIAKALRMLSDEKLVKRTAGFGSQVLAPGKATLKVGFLIPRLQETEIFEPICISIAETAGAAGVRMMLPSEIHPADDLKQQTEAMAAQLIKAKVHGAFFAPAEHVDEPQAFNQMILDRLTDHGIRVVLLDRDLFRWPRQSRCDLIGIDNIEAGYVVATHLLDSGCQRLAFVTRGNPAMTVQLRRMGCREALAQKGLLASSLYTLDYHGEEPGENIDAMLENGVDGIICANDSTAATLMRNLLDRNIDIPGKVRVCGFDDVKYASLLSVPLTSYRQPCREIGRVAAETMIDRIKHPDSPVRRITMQGELIERKSSASD; translated from the coding sequence ATGAGCGACTCCAAACCAAGGTATCTCAAGATCTACGAGGAAATCCTGCTGAAAATCCGCGAGCAAAAATATTTACCCGGCGAGCTGCTGCCCACCGAGGCGCAGCTGTGCAAACAGTACAAGGTGTCCCGCCCGACCATCGCCAAGGCGCTCAGAATGCTGAGCGATGAAAAGCTGGTGAAACGCACCGCCGGCTTCGGCAGCCAGGTCCTGGCACCGGGAAAGGCGACCCTGAAAGTCGGTTTCCTCATCCCCCGCCTGCAGGAGACCGAGATCTTCGAGCCGATCTGCATCAGTATCGCCGAGACCGCCGGAGCCGCCGGTGTCAGGATGATGCTGCCCTCGGAGATCCATCCTGCCGACGACTTGAAACAGCAGACCGAGGCCATGGCCGCGCAGTTGATCAAGGCGAAGGTCCACGGCGCCTTTTTCGCCCCCGCCGAACACGTCGATGAGCCGCAGGCATTCAACCAGATGATCCTCGACCGACTCACCGACCACGGCATCCGGGTGGTGCTGCTCGACCGCGACCTGTTCCGCTGGCCGCGCCAGTCACGCTGCGACCTCATCGGCATCGACAACATCGAGGCCGGCTACGTCGTGGCCACCCACCTGCTCGACAGCGGCTGCCAGCGGCTGGCATTTGTCACCCGCGGCAACCCCGCCATGACCGTGCAACTGCGCCGCATGGGCTGCCGCGAGGCGCTGGCCCAGAAGGGTCTGCTTGCAAGCAGTCTCTACACACTCGACTACCACGGCGAGGAGCCGGGGGAAAATATCGACGCCATGCTCGAAAACGGCGTCGACGGCATCATCTGCGCCAACGACAGCACGGCGGCGACCCTGATGCGGAATCTGTTAGACCGGAACATCGACATCCCCGGCAAGGTCAGGGTCTGCGGATTCGACGACGTCAAATACGCCTCCCTGCTCAGCGTGCCCCTGACCAGCTACCGGCAGCCGTGCCGGGAAATCGGCCGGGTGGCCGCGGAAACCATGATCGACCGCATCAAACATCCGGACTCCCCGGTCAGGCGCATCACCATGCAGGGCGAGCTGATCGAGCGGAAATCCTCCGCATCCGACTGA